The region ATACCAATCAACTGTCACACATCAAGTGTCACAGAAACACAGTAGCAATAatattcatttgtttctttcAAAAGCTTTGAAGAACTCTACCTAGAGATATTACACCAATAccattatatttattcataaagTAGGCTATACATGTTAATGAGCACCTAGGTTTCGGTGTGTCTATGAAAGGGCTTATCCTCTGTGTCCAACCTGATGAAGGTCTTCCACAGGGAGGCAatgtctctcactctttctgcaTTTTGCCTTTTAGATTGGCGGTTATACACTTGGGGTGGGTTGCAGACCATCGTAGTGGAACTGCTGCCACTGCTCAGTGCTCTCCCGGGTCCTCTCGTCGTCGTGCTCTGAGTAGTCATGGGTTGGGGTGGCATGGAGACAGTGGATACAGTTTATGGGTGTTGTCAAAGTTACTTGATTTACTGATGCACATCTATTCCTACATTAGAGGTACACTCTGTGATTATACAGCACAAATAAATTACACAGACCAGTACATAACATGATACTCTGTTACTAACCCGTTACTAACTGCTACTAACAGTTTCTACATGGTTATAAACAGTTAACAGTCAATCGCTCATAGAAACCTGTTATTAACTTGTTACTATTGTGCACATTATACTGTGTTATACCCTCCTCCTCTGCGTAGCTCTCAAACGTATTCGTCTGGTCCTCATGatactccctctttctctcatttgCTGCTAGTACCTGTCTCTGTTCAGCTGGGAGGTAGAGAAACAGGGAAAAAGGGGGAAATTAAGAAAGGTTACATTGTGTGCCTTTACATTTACActattattttaaagaaaatttGTATTATGTCAAGACAAAAGTTTTAGTGAGGAATATACAGTCTAATCTAAAGCATATCGTCTCAAGACTAGCATGTCCTGAATCTCCACCGCTATGATATGTGCCAGATGTATGTTGGTGAGGATGTGTTTTTCAAACACCAGCAACAGGTTTGGGGTCAGAGAGATAGCCTGTTATTAGTCCTAACACTCCTAACCTCTGACCCTCTCTTGGCGGTCCATGGAACCGGTCCGCACCTGCACACGTAGCCACGGGAACGTTTCGATCGTGGTGTGCTGAGAATGGTTGAGTGCGGGACGGTATCTGGAACGGACAGGCGACGCAGGCCTGCCGGCAGTGATGGCACGCCTCTCACCTACAGAGAGGTGGGGCTCCGTGCACGCATCAGCAGTCAAATGGTAACAGTGCATTTCGGGAAGTCTCGTCGGGGGGCTGAGGCTACGACGGGGGGGGCTGCAGCACCCACACAGCTACACAGCTACCCTAATTCCTGCGGCTAGGACTGCTTTTTCCCAGAACTCAGATCAGTCAGGAAGTGTTCAATAACTTAATGGAAAAGTGATATGATTTAAAGCAGTTCCTATGTGGGTAGAAGGTAGTAACTAGGCAACCTGCTGACAGCCAGCTATGAAGGATCACAAGAATGAAACACGTGACCACTGTAACATCAATTATCAGTtcgattaaaataattattattttacatagaTGACAAGTATAATGTTGCACTTTGGTTTGTTTACCTCACATGACTCTTGTGGAAATGCTTCTACCACAAAGTCATCCATAAGAAAAGTTAACCACCACAAACTCAACCACCAAAAACGTAAAAAAGTCAACCAGGACCACGTTGAACAGCCCAAAGTCAACTAGGACAAAGTTAACCACCCCCAAGTCAACCAACTCGTAAGTCAAGAGTTTGGCAAAGGGCAGCAGGGTAGCCCAATTTGGTCCAGAGCATTGGACCAGTAAAATAAAATTTGCTGGTTGGAGCCAACGAAGGTGAAATGCCCTGTCGGTCTGCCACTaaacaaggcagttaaccctcaTTGGTCCCAAGTCATCACTGTATATAAGAATGTGTACTTTAAAAACACGGTAAAAGAACACTTCAGGTGAAAGCTATATTGTTGTTGATAGTTGATAATTGCCTAGCAAGAGAGCTCAACGACACTGTAATCACAAAACGCTCCCAACAATATGCTCCCAACAAAAAGCTGCTGCCAAAGTGGGTCTAAAAATAGATCCCAATCACACTTcctacacacaaaaaataaactaaaacaatAAATTGCACATAAAactccttttctttcctttgtctctctgtagTCAGTATGACTCCTCTCTTCACTGGGTCTGTTggtttctttctcctctctctctttctctttccctttctttctcatctctttctttccctttctctccctataTGATCTCTGTGTTTACCCAGAACTTAAGTCTGATGGAACTGATCAGATGCCAATTATGTTTGCTTCCTTCCATGAAAGATTATTTATATTCTTCAACTTACACAAACACCCCAAGTGTACATGTATCTGGGGTTTTATAACTTATGTAACTTGTGTACCAATACAAAACAGCCCTCACTCACTAGCTCAACTCTCACCTGGCTGTCATCTGACTAGTTAAATAGAACATTCAAACATCTCACTTATGGGAATTTTCACAAGGTCTCCTCTCGCTTCCTGAATACATGTGCTTTTCATGGAGAACACAGCCTGCAAGGAAGTTTGAGTTGAGTGGGGAAAAATAATTGACTCTAGGAACGAGAGtaagagggaaagaaagggggaACTGTTAAATCCTCCATGCTACCCTGTGCCTCCTTCTGTGGTATCCAATAAGCTACTGTTTATGGCGGAGCCTCCTTAATTGAGCAGATAATGTTATGAGTGAGGGAGGTACCACACCTTAGCTTGTCCAATAAGAACACTGGGTTTGGTTTACCGttccaaaatattttgttaaggCTGCTGTACACAAGCCTGGTCTGTGGCAGTCTGGCAGGTGAAATCACTTGAGGTGGTTATGGCTCTGGCTTCCGTAGCTGTCCAGCCAGCTTCCCACAGTCAACATAGCATTCTTCCTTCATGTTTTGATACCAGTATGAGGTCATTACTAattcattataattattattattcctcaCTGTAGCCTTTTCGGCTGATTTcagtgtagctcagttggtagaacaAGTTGCTTACAATGACAGTGTTGTGGGCTGAATTCTCATTGGAGAATAATATGACAATGCATGCACTCACTACAGTAAATTGCACTGGATAACGAGGGCCCACTAGGTTAGGAAAATGTAACTCTAGGACTTTTGGACAGGATTTAGGTGCTGCAATATTAACTCTAGCTCTGAACTAGTATTGTTTACCAGGCCACTCAACTATGTACCAAATCTTATTTGGGATTGTAAAGGATTCAGCAGCATTTTTTTAACATGAGTTACTATGGTTCTTCAGTTTCTGCTGTGAAAAACAGAAGTGCAAATTCCCATGAGATGATAAAACTTGGCAGAACTGTAAAGGCCATCATGTAACCTCAGCCCATACAATGCCAAGTCAACTGTCTACATGGTGGCGCTATATCAAGGGATATACTGGAAGATTTTCAAAAGGACACACAGCCATAATGTTTCAACTAGAGTGTTGGAAAACATGGGCACATTGATGCAGCGTATAATGTTTTATGCAGAACTGTCCCAGAGAAAAATAGGTCCTGAACGTAACTGAAAATTgtaaaaactacaaaaaagtatattgcattatccttttgttgtttatttgtgatgttttggtaAGAGCATTAAGGAGTAGTGAATATCTAATATTAGGGAAGTGTCTAATTTCTCTCAATGATGCCACAGTGGACACAGTCCTGAAACATCAAAATGATTCATGCAGCTTTAATTgttattatcattttaaatgtacaggTTAAACAACATACCTATTTACAGTTAGGAATTACGGGTGACAACAAGAAGCGTCTCAACAACCGGTTTGGCATTTAGAGGTATCTGGAGACACCAGATCCTTGATGTTTAGGTTGGCTTGTTTTACAGGCTGTGCGGCTcagtaaagaaataaaaaaaattcaaaaccAGGGGCTGATTTTTGGTACTATTTTGCAACCAAGACATTCAGCATTGATATGATATAGATTAATTCATCCATCTACAAACACATGCAGTAATTCAGGATTTGTGGGTGTTACCCAGAGTCCCCCTACCTCACAAACTGTGATGATTGAGGTTCACTGAGTATCATTTACAACAGCCACACATATAccccacacaaacaaatacaaacagcCTCCCTCACCGTTGATTTCATCCTGAGACTTGGCGGTCCTTCTGCGGCGGCGTCTGAAGAAGTCTGCGGCATCAGCGTCTTGCATGAATACCTTACCCCTCTGTGAACCTGCAAACAGATGGCAAAGTATTGAACCATGCAAGCAGGGCAGATATTAGAACAGATGTCTATAGGAGGCATGTGTACCGTGAAGCGCTTCAGCCCAGCTAGCCCCCAAAAGGGGAACTTAGAAATCTGAAATAAATTGTGGCCGGAAAGCAGCTGGATGTTTGTGGAAGGGGAAAGGCGTTCAGTGGAGCTTGCCGTTGCTCACCGATCAGGTCAGACGCCTTGGAGGTAGTCTTATCACCAGGGACCGCTACCGCGCCTGCCTCCCGAGACCCTTCAGTTACAGGACAACACATCAGAAAAACTCCCCCAAGTGAtccaaaactatttcaaatagGCATTTTCAGCCTGAAAGACGTCTTTTTGGTATCCTTTTAACCAGAAAGACGTctttttgatatctttttaacCAGAAAGACGTCTTTTGCATATTTTTGTCGACTTGAAAGACATTCTTTCGCCATATCGACCCTGCCTCTGGACTGCTGACTTTCCGTGTTATCACAGAGAACATTGCAT is a window of Esox lucius isolate fEsoLuc1 chromosome 19, fEsoLuc1.pri, whole genome shotgun sequence DNA encoding:
- the LOC105021849 gene encoding unique cartilage matrix-associated protein; its protein translation is MSWMHAALLALVSVLLALSWSREAGAVAVPGDKTTSKASDLIGSQRGKVFMQDADAADFFRRRRRRTAKSQDEINAEQRQVLAANERKREYHEDQTNTFESYAEEEEHDDERTRESTEQWQQFHYDGLQPTPSV